The following are encoded together in the Pseudomonas maumuensis genome:
- a CDS encoding bifunctional diguanylate cyclase/phosphodiesterase: MTVTEQLSALSAILAQRSIHCLFQPIVCLSERRILGYEALSRGPSNSPLHSPLNLFAIARQAGRLGELEVLCRETACRRFSELNLAGQLFLNVSPESLVEPNYPSGRTLQMLEQVGLPPSRVVIELTEQTPTEDFQLLYNALHHYRDMGFSIALDDLGAGYSSLRLWSELRPDYVKIDRHFIDGIHQDPLKREFVGSILQIARASRSQVIAEGIELAEELAILGEMGVDLVQGYLLGRPQEFPPGDKLGLLPAPPDTAVALGEDSGDLSALLIQQPSVLRDTATQQVLEAFRRQANLNSLAVLDERGKPCGIVHRHSLADALLKPFGTDLFARKPISRLMSQDFLAVERSQSLQQVSRLLTSRARQRIEEDFIITQSGRYLGLGRVIDVLKLITEQKIQQARHANPLTLLPGNVPIQQCLARLLLQRREAAVCYVDIDNFKPFNDIYGYARGDEVLLCLAQCLSDCVDPHRDFVGHIGGDDFMLVLGSADWRERLQLLLEAFARQCRRFYRSEHLQAGCFLAHNRQGQRETFALLSLSIGVVWLEPGSSDGLDAGQLAELASQAKRQAKDCGGSGLSLIDTTALS; encoded by the coding sequence ATGACCGTCACCGAACAGCTCAGCGCTTTGAGTGCCATCCTGGCTCAACGCAGCATCCACTGTCTGTTCCAACCCATCGTCTGCCTCTCCGAACGGCGCATCCTCGGCTATGAGGCCCTGAGCCGCGGCCCCTCCAACAGCCCTTTGCACTCGCCCCTGAACCTGTTCGCCATCGCCCGCCAGGCCGGTCGCCTGGGTGAACTGGAAGTGCTGTGCCGGGAAACCGCCTGCCGACGCTTCAGCGAGCTGAACCTTGCGGGCCAGCTGTTTCTCAACGTCTCGCCCGAGTCCCTGGTGGAACCAAACTACCCTTCCGGGCGCACCCTGCAGATGCTCGAACAGGTCGGCCTGCCCCCCAGTCGGGTGGTCATCGAACTGACCGAGCAGACGCCCACCGAAGACTTCCAGCTGCTGTACAACGCCCTGCACCACTATCGCGACATGGGGTTTTCAATCGCCCTGGACGACCTGGGTGCCGGCTACTCAAGCCTGCGCCTATGGTCGGAACTGCGCCCGGACTATGTGAAGATCGACCGCCATTTCATCGATGGCATCCACCAGGACCCGCTCAAGCGTGAGTTCGTCGGCTCGATCCTGCAGATCGCCCGCGCCTCTCGTTCCCAGGTGATCGCCGAAGGCATCGAACTGGCCGAAGAGCTGGCCATTCTGGGCGAGATGGGCGTTGATCTGGTCCAGGGCTATCTGCTGGGACGCCCCCAGGAGTTTCCCCCAGGCGACAAGCTCGGCCTGTTGCCTGCGCCGCCAGATACGGCAGTGGCACTGGGCGAGGATAGCGGCGATCTCAGCGCCTTGCTCATCCAGCAACCCTCGGTCCTGCGCGACACCGCGACCCAACAGGTGCTCGAGGCGTTTCGCCGCCAAGCCAACCTCAATTCGCTCGCGGTGCTGGACGAGCGTGGCAAACCCTGTGGCATCGTTCACCGTCATTCACTTGCCGACGCCCTGCTGAAGCCGTTTGGCACCGACCTGTTCGCCCGTAAGCCGATCAGTCGGCTGATGAGCCAGGATTTCCTCGCCGTCGAACGCAGCCAGTCGCTGCAACAAGTCAGCCGGCTACTTACCAGCCGAGCCCGCCAGCGTATCGAGGAAGACTTCATCATCACCCAAAGCGGGCGTTACCTGGGATTGGGGCGGGTGATCGACGTACTCAAGCTGATCACCGAGCAGAAGATCCAGCAGGCCCGGCACGCGAACCCACTCACCTTGCTGCCCGGTAACGTACCGATTCAGCAGTGCCTGGCACGCCTGCTGCTGCAACGCCGCGAGGCTGCCGTGTGCTATGTGGATATCGACAACTTCAAGCCATTCAACGACATCTATGGCTATGCCCGAGGCGACGAGGTGCTGCTGTGCCTGGCCCAGTGCTTGAGCGACTGCGTCGATCCTCACCGGGATTTCGTTGGCCATATCGGCGGAGATGATTTCATGCTGGTACTGGGCTCGGCGGACTGGCGGGAACGCCTGCAATTGCTGCTGGAGGCCTTCGCCCGACAGTGCCGGCGCTTCTACCGCAGCGAACACCTGCAAGCAGGATGCTTCCTCGCCCACAACCGCCAAGGACAACGGGAGACGTTCGCCCTGCTGTCACTATCGATCGGCGTGGTCTGGCTGGAGCCCGGTAGCAGTGACGGGCTGGATGCCGGCCAGCTGGCCGAACTCGCCTCCCAGGCCAAGCGCCAAGCCAAGGATTGCGGTGGATCTGGCCTGAGCCTGATAGATACGACTGCGCTGAGTTAA
- a CDS encoding carboxy terminal-processing peptidase, which yields MKHFLPSTALALMIGLGSLTLGGNAAAANKWDSLQPDRDEVVASLNIVELLKRHHYSKPPLDDARSVIIYDSYIKLLDPSRSYFTAADIAEFDKWKTQFDDFLKSGNLEPGFTIYKRYLDRVKSRLDFALAELAKGADKIDFTVKEDLLVDRKDAPWMKNQAELDDLWRKRVKDEVLRQKIAGKDPKQIQETLTKRYKNQLARLDQTRAEDIFQAYINTFAQSYDPHTNYLSPDNAENFDINMSLSLEGIGAVLQSDNDQVKIVRLVPAGPAAKTKQVAPADKIIGVAQGNKEMVDVVGWRLDEVVKLIRGPKGSVVRLEVIPASNAPNDQTSKIVSITREAVKLEEQAAKKSVLKLKQDGRDYKLGIIEIPAFYLDFKAYRAGDPDYKSTTRDVKKLLTELQKEKVDGVVIDLRNNGGGSLQEATELTSLFIEKGPTVLVRNSDGRVDVLEDENPGAFYKGPLALLVNRLSASASEIFAGAMQDYHRALIIGGQTFGKGTVQTIQPLNHGELKLTLAKFYRVSGQSTQHQGVLPDIAYPSIIDTKEIGESALPEAMPWDTIRPVVKPASDPFKPFLAQLKAQHEARSDKDAEFVYIRDRLALTQKLMNEKTVSLNEQQRRARHDEIEAKQLALENIRRKAKGEEPLKELKKEDEDALPAEPDDTKPEDDAYLSETGRILLDYLSLSTSVAKH from the coding sequence ATGAAGCATTTCCTCCCCAGCACCGCCCTCGCCCTCATGATCGGCCTGGGCAGCCTCACGCTCGGTGGCAATGCGGCCGCCGCCAACAAGTGGGACAGCCTGCAGCCGGACCGCGACGAAGTGGTCGCCAGCCTCAACATCGTCGAGCTGCTCAAGCGCCACCACTACAGCAAGCCGCCGCTGGACGACGCCCGTTCGGTCATCATCTATGACAGCTATATCAAGCTGCTCGACCCTTCGCGCAGCTACTTCACTGCCGCCGACATCGCCGAATTCGACAAATGGAAGACCCAGTTCGACGACTTCCTGAAAAGCGGCAACCTCGAGCCGGGCTTCACTATCTACAAGCGCTACCTGGACCGCGTGAAGTCGCGCCTGGACTTCGCCCTGGCGGAGCTGGCCAAGGGTGCCGACAAGATCGACTTCACGGTTAAGGAAGACCTGCTGGTCGACCGCAAAGACGCCCCGTGGATGAAGAACCAGGCCGAACTCGACGACCTGTGGCGCAAGCGCGTCAAGGACGAAGTGCTGCGTCAGAAGATCGCCGGCAAGGATCCCAAGCAGATCCAGGAAACCCTGACCAAGCGCTACAAGAACCAGCTGGCGCGCCTGGATCAAACCCGCGCGGAAGACATCTTCCAGGCCTACATCAATACTTTCGCCCAGTCCTACGACCCGCATACCAACTACCTGTCGCCGGACAACGCCGAGAACTTCGACATCAACATGAGCCTGTCGCTCGAAGGCATCGGCGCGGTGCTGCAGAGCGACAACGACCAGGTCAAGATCGTGCGCCTGGTGCCGGCCGGCCCTGCCGCCAAGACCAAGCAGGTGGCGCCGGCCGACAAGATTATCGGCGTCGCCCAGGGCAACAAGGAAATGGTCGACGTGGTCGGCTGGCGTCTTGACGAAGTAGTCAAGCTGATCCGCGGCCCGAAAGGCTCGGTGGTGCGTCTGGAGGTCATCCCGGCCAGCAACGCGCCGAACGACCAGACCAGCAAGATCGTCTCGATCACCCGCGAAGCGGTCAAGCTCGAGGAGCAGGCGGCGAAGAAGTCGGTACTCAAGCTCAAGCAGGATGGCCGCGACTACAAGCTCGGCATCATCGAGATCCCGGCCTTCTACCTGGACTTCAAGGCCTACCGCGCCGGCGATCCGGACTACAAGAGCACCACCCGCGACGTGAAGAAGCTGCTCACCGAACTGCAGAAAGAGAAAGTCGACGGCGTGGTCATCGACCTGCGCAACAACGGTGGCGGCTCGCTGCAGGAAGCCACCGAGCTGACCAGCCTGTTCATCGAGAAGGGCCCGACCGTGCTGGTGCGCAACAGCGACGGACGCGTCGACGTGCTCGAGGACGAGAACCCCGGCGCCTTCTACAAAGGCCCGCTGGCACTGCTGGTCAACCGCCTGTCGGCGTCCGCCTCGGAGATTTTCGCCGGCGCCATGCAGGACTACCATCGTGCGCTGATCATCGGTGGCCAGACCTTCGGCAAAGGCACCGTGCAGACCATCCAGCCGCTCAACCATGGCGAACTCAAACTGACGCTGGCCAAGTTCTACCGGGTCTCCGGGCAGAGCACCCAGCACCAGGGCGTGCTGCCGGACATCGCCTACCCATCGATCATCGACACCAAGGAAATCGGCGAAAGCGCCCTGCCTGAGGCCATGCCGTGGGACACCATCCGCCCCGTGGTCAAGCCTGCCTCCGATCCGTTCAAGCCGTTCCTGGCCCAGCTCAAGGCGCAGCATGAGGCGCGCAGCGACAAGGATGCCGAGTTCGTCTACATCCGCGACCGCCTGGCGCTGACCCAGAAGCTGATGAACGAGAAGACCGTCAGCCTCAACGAGCAGCAACGTCGCGCCCGCCACGACGAGATCGAAGCCAAGCAGCTGGCGCTGGAGAACATCCGGCGCAAGGCCAAGGGCGAAGAGCCGCTGAAGGAACTGAAGAAAGAGGACGAGGACGCCCTGCCCGCCGAGCCGGACGACACCAAGCCCGAGGACGATGCCTACCTGTCCGAGACTGGCCGCATTTTGCTCGACTACCTGAGCCTCAGCACCTCGGTGGCCAAGCACTGA
- a CDS encoding FKBP-type peptidyl-prolyl cis-trans isomerase codes for MKQHRLAAAVALVGLVLAGCDAQTSSVELKTPAQKASYGIGLNMGKSLAQEGMDDLDSKAVAQGIEDAVGKKEQRIKDEELVEAFTALQKRAEERLAKASEEAAAAGKKFLEENGKKPGVITTASGLQYEVVKKADGPQPKPTDVVTVHYEGKLTDGKVFDSSVERGSPIDLPVSGVIPGWVEGLQLMHVGEKYKLYIPAELAYGAQSPSPLIPANSVLVFDLELLGIKDPAKVGEAPAK; via the coding sequence ATGAAACAGCATCGTTTGGCGGCCGCGGTTGCCCTGGTAGGTCTGGTCCTCGCCGGTTGCGACGCCCAGACCAGCAGCGTCGAGCTGAAGACCCCAGCACAGAAGGCCTCCTACGGTATCGGCCTGAACATGGGCAAGAGCCTGGCCCAGGAAGGCATGGACGACCTCGATTCGAAAGCCGTCGCCCAAGGCATCGAGGACGCTGTTGGCAAGAAGGAACAGCGCATCAAGGATGAAGAGCTGGTCGAAGCCTTCACCGCCTTGCAGAAGCGCGCCGAAGAGCGTCTGGCCAAGGCCAGCGAGGAAGCTGCCGCCGCCGGCAAGAAATTCCTCGAGGAAAACGGTAAGAAGCCTGGCGTGATCACCACCGCCTCCGGGCTGCAGTATGAAGTCGTCAAGAAAGCCGACGGCCCGCAGCCCAAGCCGACCGACGTGGTCACCGTCCACTACGAGGGCAAGCTGACCGACGGCAAGGTCTTCGACAGCTCCGTCGAGCGCGGCAGCCCGATCGATCTGCCGGTCAGCGGCGTGATCCCGGGCTGGGTCGAAGGCCTGCAACTGATGCACGTTGGCGAGAAGTACAAGCTGTACATCCCGGCTGAGCTGGCCTACGGCGCCCAGAGCCCGAGCCCGCTGATCCCGGCCAACTCGGTGCTGGTGTTCGACTTGGAACTGCTTGGTATCAAGGATCCGGCCAAGGTCGGTGAAGCCCCGGCCAAGTAA
- the nadB gene encoding L-aspartate oxidase codes for MSQQFQHDVLVIGSGAAGLSLALNLPGHLRIAVLSKGDLANGSTFWAQGGVAAVLDDTDTVQSHVEDTLNAGGGLCHEDAVRFTVEHSREAIQWLIEQGVPFTRDEHYSVDDGGFEFHLTREGGHSHRRIIHAADATGAAIFTTLLEQARKRPNIQLLEQRVAVDLITERRLGQDGDRCLGAYVLDRNTGEVDTFGARFTVLATGGAAKVYLYTSNPDGACGDGIAMAWRAGCRVANLEFNQFHPTCLYHPQAKSFLITEALRGEGALLRLPNGERFMPRFDPREELAPRDIVARAIDHEMKRLGVDCVYLDISHKPADFIKSHFPTVYERCLTFGIDITRQPIPVVPAAHYTCGGVMIDEHGHTDVPGLYAIGETSFTGLHGANRMASNSLLECFVYGRAAAADIEARLDQVAMPRALPCWDASQVTDSDEDVIIAHNWDELRRFMWDYVGIVRTSKRLQRAEHRVRMLLDEIDEFYSNYKVSRDLIELRNLAQVAELMIRSAMQRKESRGLHYTLDYPGMLPEARDTILVPPNHE; via the coding sequence ATGAGCCAACAATTCCAACATGATGTCCTGGTGATCGGTAGCGGTGCCGCCGGTCTCAGCCTGGCACTTAACCTTCCCGGCCACCTGCGCATCGCCGTGCTGAGCAAGGGTGACCTGGCCAACGGTTCGACCTTCTGGGCCCAGGGCGGTGTCGCCGCGGTGCTCGATGACACCGATACCGTGCAGTCGCATGTCGAGGACACGCTCAACGCCGGTGGCGGCCTGTGCCATGAAGATGCCGTGCGCTTCACCGTCGAGCACAGCCGCGAAGCCATCCAGTGGTTGATCGAGCAAGGCGTGCCCTTTACCCGCGACGAGCACTACAGCGTCGACGACGGTGGTTTCGAGTTCCACCTGACCCGCGAAGGCGGCCATAGCCACCGGCGCATCATCCATGCCGCCGACGCCACCGGCGCCGCGATCTTCACCACCTTGCTGGAGCAAGCGCGCAAGCGGCCGAACATCCAGCTGCTGGAACAGCGCGTGGCCGTCGACCTGATCACCGAGCGGCGCCTGGGCCAGGACGGAGATCGCTGCCTTGGCGCCTACGTCCTAGACCGCAACACCGGCGAGGTGGACACCTTCGGTGCCCGTTTCACCGTGCTGGCCACTGGCGGCGCGGCCAAGGTCTACCTCTATACCAGCAATCCCGACGGTGCTTGTGGCGACGGCATCGCCATGGCCTGGCGCGCTGGCTGCCGGGTGGCGAATCTTGAGTTCAACCAGTTCCACCCGACCTGCCTGTACCATCCGCAGGCCAAGAGTTTCTTGATCACCGAGGCCCTGCGCGGCGAGGGTGCGCTGCTGCGCCTGCCCAACGGCGAGCGTTTCATGCCGCGCTTCGACCCACGTGAAGAGCTGGCGCCACGGGATATCGTCGCCCGCGCCATCGACCACGAAATGAAGCGCCTCGGGGTCGACTGCGTCTATCTGGACATCAGCCACAAGCCGGCCGACTTCATCAAGAGCCATTTCCCCACCGTTTACGAACGCTGCCTGACCTTCGGCATCGATATCACCCGCCAGCCGATCCCGGTGGTGCCTGCGGCCCACTACACCTGTGGCGGAGTAATGATCGACGAGCATGGCCACACCGATGTGCCCGGGTTGTACGCCATCGGCGAAACCAGTTTCACCGGCCTGCATGGCGCCAACCGCATGGCCAGCAACTCGCTGCTCGAATGCTTCGTCTACGGTCGCGCCGCCGCCGCCGACATCGAGGCGCGCCTGGACCAGGTCGCCATGCCCCGTGCCCTGCCCTGCTGGGATGCCAGCCAGGTCACCGATTCGGACGAGGACGTGATCATCGCGCACAACTGGGACGAACTACGGCGCTTCATGTGGGACTATGTCGGCATCGTGCGCACCAGCAAGCGCCTGCAACGGGCCGAGCACCGGGTGCGCATGCTGCTGGACGAAATCGACGAGTTCTACAGCAACTACAAGGTCAGCCGTGACTTGATCGAGCTGCGCAATCTGGCGCAGGTGGCCGAACTGATGATCCGCTCGGCCATGCAACGCAAGGAAAGCCGGGGCCTGCATTACACCCTGGATTACCCGGGGATGCTGCCTGAGGCCAGGGACACGATTCTGGTGCCACCGAACCATGAGTAA
- a CDS encoding OmpA family protein, with product MRVLSKAALPLVVATSLLAGCATHSDGSAPLNQRTWPICSLLGGLVGGGLGAIESSSWAAGAGVAGAIAGGLICYAQDGDEDGDGVFDRRDRCPDTPAGTQVNHMGCPLPQYPATAPQPEPAATPEVITLDDQGQVLFAFDSAELTQGTQQRLQGLLPKLNDPSVASVKVIGFTDSVGSDSYNQRLSERRASGVAEYLISQGLAPNKVTSQGRGETEPVADNDTDEGRSRNRRVELHLN from the coding sequence ATGCGTGTTTTGTCGAAAGCGGCACTGCCGTTGGTGGTGGCCACGAGCCTGCTGGCAGGCTGCGCCACCCACAGCGATGGCAGCGCGCCTCTCAATCAAAGGACCTGGCCCATCTGCAGCCTGCTTGGCGGACTGGTCGGCGGCGGCCTGGGCGCCATCGAGAGTTCCAGCTGGGCGGCTGGGGCCGGCGTTGCCGGCGCTATCGCCGGTGGCCTGATCTGTTATGCCCAGGATGGCGACGAGGATGGCGATGGCGTATTCGACCGCCGCGACCGTTGCCCGGATACCCCGGCCGGTACCCAGGTCAACCATATGGGTTGCCCGTTGCCGCAATATCCAGCCACCGCACCGCAGCCAGAGCCTGCGGCGACCCCAGAGGTGATCACGCTGGATGATCAGGGCCAGGTGCTGTTCGCCTTCGACTCCGCCGAACTCACCCAAGGTACACAGCAGCGCCTGCAGGGCTTGCTGCCCAAGCTCAACGACCCCAGTGTGGCCAGTGTCAAGGTGATCGGTTTCACTGACAGCGTGGGCTCCGACAGTTACAACCAGCGCTTGTCCGAGCGCCGTGCCAGCGGTGTTGCCGAGTACCTGATCAGCCAGGGCCTGGCACCGAACAAGGTGACCAGTCAGGGCCGTGGCGAGACTGAGCCGGTGGCCGACAACGACACCGACGAAGGTCGCTCGCGCAACCGACGGGTGGAACTGCACCTGAACTGA
- a CDS encoding collagen-like protein, which translates to MRKLMLLAALATPLAQADSLEVTAHSMLRLPNKAASVHLEQLRIADSATLLLPATLTELKIDRLELGRDARIAIAPAEGDLRIEASSAFLGEGSEFSAPGAPGTYERSARPGRNLDLRLQALEADRLAIDARGGAGAPGYTGLDGANGKPGGCTWGQASRGANGDDGGNGHDGAPGGRIRLTLPAGFAQERIVVRLDGGAPGKAGAAGKAGVGGASKGCLVYRTDAGGNGRPGQAGQPGLAGASGELILQRL; encoded by the coding sequence ATGCGTAAACTGATGTTGCTGGCCGCACTGGCCACACCCTTGGCTCAGGCCGACAGCCTTGAGGTCACCGCCCATTCGATGCTGCGTTTGCCGAACAAGGCGGCTAGCGTGCATCTGGAGCAGCTGCGGATAGCCGATTCGGCGACCTTGTTGCTACCAGCCACCCTTACCGAGCTGAAAATCGACCGTCTTGAGTTGGGGCGCGATGCGCGCATCGCCATCGCGCCGGCCGAGGGCGATCTGCGCATCGAAGCCTCGAGTGCCTTTTTGGGCGAGGGTAGCGAGTTCAGCGCGCCTGGGGCACCAGGCACTTACGAGCGCTCCGCGCGGCCAGGGCGCAATCTGGACTTGCGGTTGCAGGCGCTGGAGGCTGATCGGCTGGCGATCGACGCTCGCGGCGGGGCTGGGGCGCCAGGGTACACCGGGCTCGACGGCGCCAATGGCAAACCGGGCGGCTGCACCTGGGGGCAGGCCAGCCGTGGGGCCAACGGCGACGATGGCGGCAACGGGCACGATGGCGCGCCCGGGGGGCGGATTCGCCTGACGTTGCCGGCGGGGTTCGCGCAGGAGCGGATTGTAGTTCGGCTTGACGGCGGTGCGCCGGGTAAGGCGGGAGCTGCCGGAAAGGCTGGGGTAGGTGGGGCCAGCAAGGGATGTCTGGTTTATCGGACTGACGCGGGAGGCAATGGGCGGCCTGGACAGGCCGGGCAGCCTGGGCTGGCAGGGGCTTCGGGGGAGCTGATTCTTCAGCGGCTTTGA
- a CDS encoding YkvA family protein encodes MSAPWNFARFLPLAERLLSRGRLPALLFAVARKGPKLGQLREDLRLMQALCLAWWRGEYRAVSPKALVTIVAGLLYFVSPLDAIPDWLLGVGLLDDIAVLGWVLKTVADELSRFKSWRDSQAPERLRVVERLPDTPEALRLERPGS; translated from the coding sequence ATGAGCGCACCTTGGAATTTCGCCCGTTTCCTGCCCCTGGCCGAACGCCTGCTCAGCCGTGGCAGGTTGCCGGCGCTGCTGTTCGCGGTGGCCCGCAAGGGGCCGAAACTGGGCCAGCTGCGCGAGGACTTGCGCCTGATGCAGGCACTGTGCCTGGCATGGTGGCGTGGCGAGTATCGCGCTGTCAGCCCCAAGGCGTTGGTGACCATCGTTGCCGGTTTGCTCTACTTCGTAAGCCCACTGGATGCAATCCCCGATTGGCTGTTAGGGGTCGGCCTGCTCGACGACATCGCCGTGTTGGGGTGGGTGCTCAAGACCGTGGCCGACGAGTTGAGTCGCTTCAAGTCCTGGCGTGACAGCCAGGCGCCGGAGCGGCTGCGGGTGGTTGAGCGTCTGCCGGACACACCCGAAGCCCTGCGCCTGGAGCGCCCCGGCAGCTGA
- a CDS encoding DUF6231 family protein: MTDAFSQRTPQQALAALLERCTPRHLLLVGSRFPALEAFAAAHPDTHIEVAAPGPLPAEQAARRFDLAVLVDCLEHLPKRTGLELLGGIRNLNASRVAVLADLAACGWQATDFYSLALSASEQFQRDEQVLSLFTYDLHDYKQVPDWLNARFWANPENFGKYWW; the protein is encoded by the coding sequence ATGACCGACGCTTTCTCCCAACGCACGCCCCAGCAGGCCCTGGCCGCCCTGCTGGAACGCTGCACCCCGCGCCACTTGCTGCTGGTTGGCAGTCGCTTCCCAGCCCTGGAAGCATTCGCCGCCGCCCATCCCGATACCCACATCGAAGTCGCCGCACCCGGCCCGCTGCCCGCCGAGCAGGCCGCTCGGCGCTTCGACCTGGCGGTACTGGTCGATTGCCTGGAACATCTGCCCAAGCGCACCGGCCTGGAGCTGCTGGGCGGCATTCGCAACCTCAACGCCAGCCGCGTCGCGGTGCTGGCCGACCTGGCCGCCTGCGGCTGGCAGGCCACCGATTTCTACTCGCTGGCGCTCTCGGCCAGCGAGCAGTTCCAGCGCGATGAACAGGTATTGAGCCTGTTCACTTATGATCTGCATGACTACAAACAAGTCCCGGATTGGCTCAACGCCAGGTTCTGGGCCAACCCCGAAAACTTCGGCAAGTACTGGTGGTGA
- a CDS encoding NAD(P)H-quinone oxidoreductase, which produces MKALQGVDGHVAWVEAERPACDAGQVRIRVAAAGLNRADLLQRAGLYPPPPGASPYMGLECAGIVEEVGAGADWRVGDRVCALLAGGGMAEEVVVDARHVLPVPEGLSLHEAAAIPEVYATAWLNIFQLGALTAGEKVLVHAGASGVGSAAIQLCKAFGNPVWVSVGSPERLAYCESLGAAGGVVRNGNLDDLTQLGPFDVILDPVGASYAPLNLQLLARDGRWVIIGLMGGRKVELDLALVLGKRLEITGSTLRNRDDGFKAELLRELRQQVWPLFTEGRLSPQLVDTYPVEFAEAAYAELASNQVSGKLVLVIDPALV; this is translated from the coding sequence GTGAAGGCATTGCAAGGCGTTGACGGACATGTGGCGTGGGTCGAGGCCGAGCGCCCGGCCTGCGATGCCGGGCAGGTACGTATCCGTGTGGCCGCCGCGGGCCTGAACCGCGCCGACCTGCTGCAGCGCGCGGGGCTGTACCCGCCGCCTCCTGGTGCCAGCCCTTATATGGGCCTGGAATGCGCCGGTATCGTCGAAGAAGTCGGGGCGGGTGCCGATTGGCGTGTGGGCGACCGCGTCTGTGCATTGCTCGCCGGTGGCGGCATGGCCGAGGAGGTTGTGGTCGATGCCCGTCATGTGCTGCCGGTGCCCGAAGGGCTGAGCCTGCACGAGGCCGCTGCGATTCCAGAGGTGTATGCCACGGCCTGGCTGAACATCTTCCAGCTGGGGGCATTGACGGCTGGCGAGAAGGTACTGGTGCATGCCGGAGCCAGTGGCGTGGGCTCTGCGGCCATCCAGCTGTGCAAGGCATTCGGCAACCCGGTGTGGGTCAGCGTCGGCTCGCCGGAGCGCCTGGCCTACTGTGAGTCGCTGGGGGCCGCAGGTGGCGTGGTGCGCAATGGCAACCTCGATGACCTCACGCAGCTCGGTCCATTCGATGTGATCCTGGACCCGGTGGGCGCCAGCTATGCGCCGCTCAATCTTCAACTGCTGGCCCGTGACGGGCGTTGGGTGATCATTGGCCTGATGGGCGGGCGCAAGGTCGAGCTGGACTTGGCGTTGGTGCTGGGCAAACGCCTGGAAATCACAGGCTCTACGCTGCGCAACCGTGATGACGGGTTCAAGGCCGAATTGTTGCGCGAATTGCGCCAGCAGGTGTGGCCGTTGTTCACCGAGGGGCGACTGTCGCCACAGCTGGTCGATACCTATCCGGTCGAATTTGCCGAAGCTGCGTATGCGGAGCTGGCAAGCAACCAGGTTTCCGGGAAGCTGGTGCTGGTGATCGATCCAGCACTGGTTTGA
- a CDS encoding DUF1145 domain-containing protein, producing MKFILGLGKALTVAFWGVVLFNLFMPQPLPLNLLISAAGIILLSLHVLEVLFFNGSLRGRSHRWFDRLQILLTGIFHVMSIPRSQEAPSHA from the coding sequence ATGAAGTTCATCCTGGGCCTGGGCAAGGCTCTGACGGTGGCGTTCTGGGGCGTGGTGCTGTTCAACCTGTTCATGCCGCAGCCGTTGCCGCTCAATCTGCTGATCAGTGCCGCGGGTATCATCCTGCTGTCACTGCATGTGCTCGAGGTGCTGTTCTTCAACGGCAGCCTGCGAGGGCGTAGTCACCGCTGGTTCGACCGCCTGCAGATCCTGTTGACCGGCATCTTCCATGTCATGTCCATCCCCCGGTCGCAGGAGGCGCCGAGCCATGCGTAA
- a CDS encoding OmpA family protein, translating to MSIVRTAIPLVLLTSVLTGCAGLQKTDWPKCAAVGGVGGAALGAIESSSWAGWGALLGGSLAAGYCWAHGDGDEDGDGVPDSRDKCPGTPRGVQVDANGCPPEPAPVVEEVVVQKEEVIVIRDVHFEFDSARLTATDKERLNTIATRLKQEAPSARLSVSGHTDSVGSDSYNQKLSERRAQSVTNYLVESGVPRASFVSVVGAGETQPVADNATADGRAMNRRTEIKIQR from the coding sequence ATGAGCATAGTACGCACAGCGATACCCCTGGTTCTGCTCACCAGTGTGTTGACTGGTTGTGCAGGTTTGCAGAAAACCGACTGGCCGAAGTGTGCTGCCGTCGGGGGCGTGGGCGGCGCGGCCCTGGGTGCGATCGAGAGCTCCAGCTGGGCTGGCTGGGGCGCCTTGCTCGGTGGCAGCTTGGCGGCGGGTTATTGCTGGGCCCATGGTGACGGTGACGAAGACGGCGATGGCGTGCCGGACAGCCGCGACAAGTGCCCGGGCACCCCGCGCGGCGTTCAGGTCGACGCCAACGGCTGCCCGCCGGAGCCGGCGCCGGTGGTCGAGGAAGTCGTGGTACAGAAGGAAGAAGTCATCGTCATCCGTGACGTGCATTTCGAGTTTGACTCGGCACGCCTGACGGCCACCGACAAAGAGCGCCTGAACACCATCGCCACGCGCCTCAAGCAGGAAGCCCCGAGCGCGCGCCTGAGCGTTTCCGGTCACACCGACAGCGTTGGCTCCGACAGCTACAACCAGAAGCTCTCCGAGCGCCGCGCCCAGTCGGTGACCAACTACCTGGTCGAAAGCGGTGTGCCGCGTGCCAGCTTCGTCTCGGTGGTAGGGGCGGGCGAAACGCAGCCGGTGGCCGACAACGCCACCGCCGACGGGCGTGCCATGAACCGTCGAACCGAGATCAAGATCCAGCGTTGA